The Chitinophaga pinensis DSM 2588 region ATGATCGCCCATTGTTTTTGACGATGCCGGCACATAAGAATGCTCATCGACGTTCGCCAATACATGTACGTTCGGACGCGGATCCCGGTCGTAAATATACCACTCCTCCGTTTTTACATTAAAAACCGGGGGAACACCCTTAAATACAGGATGGGAAGCGTCTTCTACATGTACGTCGCCCGCCGCAAAGTTTGCTATATAATCTTTGAAACGAATCTGCCCCATAAACTGGTAAAACCAGTTCCACAGACCATAACCGTCAAATTCACCCAGCAAAGTCGCATGGTGAAACCCGATCCATCCACCCCTCCCCTCGTTCACATACTGCTCAAATGCCTTTACCGCCGGTTCCTTCCAGGCATACGGGGGATAATCCAGTTGAATAAACAACTGATAATTAGACAAATACGCACTATCTATTTTGTCTGTGTTTTCAATGTAATCGATCGCGAAATTGCTGTCAGCCGCCAGTTTGTCCAGCCAGACTTTCGCCGCTTTAGAATATGCAAGATGATGACCACCGTTTTCCGACAGTGCTAATACGCGGAAACGGGGTTTTGCAGGTTGTAATGCCAGTAAAGAACCAAGGATTATAATAACGGGAATGGAGAGAAAAGAACGCAGGTACATAACGATGAAGATATATTCATCCTAAAATAATACTTCTATCCTAATAATACTAACGTCAGGACCTGCCGGCGAAGGGTCTTGCCGGAACATCCTGATTACCCGCTATAAAAGCCCGGATCAGGCCATTGACATGCGCCAGGATCTCCGCCTCACTATTAAAAGCACCCATTGGACCATTCAATTGAATTGTTCCGTCGCCTACTGCAAAATTAAACTTCCTGCCATCTTTAAAATTGATCAAAAACCGGTAAATACCCGGTATCTGCAAGCGTCGCTGACTGAAAGTCACCTTGTCGAAGTCCTGTATACAGAAACGTTTCCCTTTCATATTGAACAGATTATACACGATCACCTCTCCGTTCTCAAAGTACACCGAATAAGATTTACGGGTAAATTCAATACAGAAAAATGACAGCAAAGCCCAGGCTAGTATGGCAAACAGATTCCAGGGCAGGTCTATTTCCATAAATATGAGGATTGGTGCGCCCGCTAAGAAAATAAGGCCCACAAGCTGGTACATAGGGGTATTATCATTCAGTATTAACAGGCGATTGGCAGAGGTAGTCATGTGACAGGAGCAAATACGCTTTAACTAATGCAACAAAGGTATAATTAACATTTAAAACTAAGAATCATGACAATATTAGTGGCTAAATTCTTAATTCTTAATTGCCTAATTCCTGATTCCCCTAATTGGGGCATAGTATTTGGTGTTGCGTGGGTATTACAATCATAAAAAAGGTTTACAATGCCTACTTCAAAACAAACGACAGCAAAACCAGCAGCAAAAACCACTACAAAAGCAGCTCCTGCAAAAGAAGGCGGTGGCAAAGGATTGAAAGCCCCACTGACTCCAAGCGCAGATCTGGCAGCAGTTATCGGTAGTGATCCGCTGCCAAGAACAGAGATCACTAAAAAGATCTGGGATTACATTAAAGAACACAATCTGCAGGATGCCCAGAATAAACGCCTGATCAACGCAGATGAAAAACTGAAGAAAGTATTCAACGGTAAAGACCAGATCTCTATGTTCGAACTGGCCAAAGAAATGAATCAGCACGTTAAATAAGTTAACCTCGTTACCTTACTCAGCAAAGTGATATTTTCAGATTGCCGCCGTAAAGCGGCAATCTTTTTTTTATCTCACCAGCATCAAGGTTCCCTGCTGCTGCATGGCCTGTTGCTTACTATCCGTATAAGTCACTACCCACAAATAACTTCCGGCCGGCACACCTGCTCCTTTCTGCGTACCGTCCCATCCTGTATCCGGATTACGGCATTCAAAAATCAGCTGTCCCCATCTTCCATATACCGTCATCCTGAAATCACTCACCGCATCATGTATCTT contains the following coding sequences:
- a CDS encoding ThuA domain-containing protein produces the protein MYLRSFLSIPVIIILGSLLALQPAKPRFRVLALSENGGHHLAYSKAAKVWLDKLAADSNFAIDYIENTDKIDSAYLSNYQLFIQLDYPPYAWKEPAVKAFEQYVNEGRGGWIGFHHATLLGEFDGYGLWNWFYQFMGQIRFKDYIANFAAGDVHVEDASHPVFKGVPPVFNVKTEEWYIYDRDPRPNVHVLANVDEHSYVPASSKTMGDHPVIWTNPAYKARNIYIFMGHSPDLFENIAYKTLFRNAIFWAVKKK
- a CDS encoding SWIB/MDM2 domain-containing protein gives rise to the protein MPTSKQTTAKPAAKTTTKAAPAKEGGGKGLKAPLTPSADLAAVIGSDPLPRTEITKKIWDYIKEHNLQDAQNKRLINADEKLKKVFNGKDQISMFELAKEMNQHVK